The following proteins come from a genomic window of Bradysia coprophila strain Holo2 unplaced genomic scaffold, BU_Bcop_v1 contig_138, whole genome shotgun sequence:
- the LOC119073574 gene encoding mitochondrial amidoxime reducing component 2-like: protein MFRVHGNVSVILTTLCSTAIVAYYFFKKNFSYAKDYVKVGKVKKLVIHPIKSCKGVEVDQVTVTKTGVKHGLFRDRAWVAIDNDGKMLNLVRAPQLITIKTRFADGRFLVLENKFGETIKIEVKTNFTESDRIVHTNVYGGDIDGIDCGDEVGNFMSRSLNVENARLIQHVEQLDTRPSRSSGHRTADVEERYRVLYQNYSNIHLTTEKSLDELNQRITKNSGADKTVSDDHFRANVVVEQSNAFDEDHWARLRFVDATGLESQASLYQLQNCERCIQTTVARDSAKKSTEPLKTLKTFRKPTHPDDIKRLGERPLFGCIFANDHEGVIKRGDDILAIRVKRV, encoded by the exons ATGTTTCGAGTGCACGGTAATGTGTCAGTAATTTTAACAACATTGTGTTCGACAGCCATAGTGGCATactatttctttaaaaaaaacttttcctacGCAAAAGACTATGTGAAAGTTGGAAAGGTTAAAAAATTAGTAATTCATCCAATCAAGTCGTGTAAGGGCGTTGAAGTTGATCAGGTGACCGTTACCAAGACGGGTGTGAAACACGGCCTGTTTCGCGATCGAGCATGGGTTGCCATTGATAATGATGGAAAAATGCTGAATTTGGTGAGAGCACCCCAGCTGATAACGATCAAGACGCGATTCGCAGATGGTCGATTTTTGGTACTTGAGAATAAGTTCGGTGaaacaattaaaatcgaaGTTAAAACGAATTTTACAGAGTCCGACCGAATAGTTCATACAAA tgtGTACGGCGGCGACATCGACGGAATTGATTGTGGCGATGaagtaggaaattttatgTCTAGATCCTTAAATGTGGAAAATGCCCGACTTATTCAACATGTCGAGCAACTGGACACTAGACCATCAAGATCGTCAGGACACCGGACTGCCGATGTTGAAGAACGATACAGAGTTCTCTATCAAAACTATTCGAACATTCATCTGACAACTGAAAAATccttggacgaattgaatcaACGAATTACGAAAAATTCCGGCGCAGACAAGACCGTGTCTGATGATCACTTCCGTGCCAATGTCGTTGTCGAACAATCAAATGCTTTTGATGAGGACCACTGGGCACGTTTACGATTCGTTGACGCTACGGGCTTGGAATCGCAAGCTTCATTGTATCAACTACAGAATTGTGAGAGATGTATTCAAACAACTGTGGCACGTGATTCTGCTAAGAAATCAACCGAACCTTTAAAAACTCTCAAAAC GTTCCGCAAGCCAACACATCCGGATGACATTAAAAGATTGGGAGAACGACCACTGTTTGGATGTATTTTTGCTAATGATCATGAAGGTGTTATCAAACGTGGTGATGATATTTTAGCGATACGTGTGAAACGGGTTTAA